In Glycine max cultivar Williams 82 chromosome 15, Glycine_max_v4.0, whole genome shotgun sequence, the DNA window CCAAACTAATGAGACTTGACATGAGATTCTCTATCGTACAACTTGGAATGTAGGAGGTAAATTAGATTCCTGTATTGTGCCAATTCCTACGAGCTATCTGACGGAAATTATGTACAAAAAAGCATTCAGTATGTTGTCTGGAACGAATCATGATGAATAGTGGTTCTGGCCATGAAATCCCGATCTTGTGGAAGTAAAAGGCTCGGCTGTTGAAATCAAAAACAACAAATTGTGGTAATACAATGAATGTCAAAACAAAATTACTTCacaaaaacacttaaaaaaaactcCGTTATCTTCAAAACGTAAAAAGTATACTACAttcaagaacgtaaatgaaaacatttatttgaaaaagttCCGAGTATAAACTGCTGAATACTCAACCTACTAAGATTTACAAACACTTCTAAATAGTAGTTCTGTTGTTTCATAGGCTCATAGCCGTATCCTACATAGCACAAACACTTTAAATACTTGTagctgcatttttttaaaaaaataacttcactttttaaacatatatatactgATAGAAATTGGAATtccacaataaataaataaaattgtactAGCATTTTATTATGTGTACAATGATTCCTgatcattttttaaacataaattctctcgtgatttaatatttttaatattgatttttgcatgtaataatattatatcCATGTTGTGTTGTGTctatgatatttaaattttgtcatATCCCCATGTCCGGGTCATATCATGCTTCCTAGTCTACCTATCCACTTCATCAATTCTTCAGTGAGAATGACAAAAGTTTAAATCAAACTtaccttcatcatcttcatctccaTTTTGACTTGTAAAGAATGGGGTCAGGTAGTTTTTATCTAATGCCGTAAAAGATGCAGCACTGCAATGAAGAAGCAAAGAGAAATTAGATTGGCAATAATACATTTAACCATATTTGCAGTTTCAGAACATAGACAATACGTCTTGTGGAATTCTTTTAGCTTCATCTTGATTTTGTTCCCAGAAGATGATTCTTCGTTGTAATGAGGAGCAATATAACCATTGTTTCCATCGaaattctagaaaaaaaaataacaaaattattagttGAAAGAAAATCAGACAGAAACATGTTAAGTATATTCATTCAGTTAAATATTATCTATTGTCAGAATCATTGGGACTGTCAAAATTGAGTAGATCTAATTTGGAATTTAGCaaacaatttgaaagaaaaattcaaaaacattattttttggatGCAATTCAAAAACATAATCATTAGTTCAATTGAATGTTTCCACTTCTTTCTAAATCAAATATAGCataattatttatacaaaaaacagcaaatttcaacaaaagtcacaattaaattataaagaagTTACTACAGATAAATCCAAGTTATTCTATAaacagaaaatgtaaaaaaatgtttcaaataCAACAAGAatagaataaattaaacaacCACAAAAACATTTTCCCATTTGTGAGCAAGCATAAGTAACACTGTAACAAGTTTTTTCCCTTCAGTATAAATGATGGATGTTACTTCCAAATGCAAATTTCAAGGTAAAAGACATTCTAGAAACTTCGTAGAAGTAGAACACACAAAAGTAAGTAAAAGGGCTATCATTTGTTGTAAAACTTACTGTGATGGTACCAACTGAAGCCAAAGGGCTATCATTATCTCCACCTACAACATCTAGAGCTTCCAGCATGCTACCTGTTGAACCACCAATCAGCAATACCTGGAACAAATAAAGTTTCATGTTTAAACAAAATGTGGGGGTAAAAATTGGCTGCCTGCTAATGAcccaaataagaaaattatatgaATAGGACAAAACTTCCGGTCAATACGTGTTACTCCAACTTTCTCCTGAATTAATCTGTTCCTAATCTGTTAAAAATACACTTCAACATTCTCATCTACCCTACAATCAGTTTTTGCTCTTATTGGCACTGTGTGTGAAAATAATAGTTACAATTTACATGATATACAACATAGTCAAGTAACTTGCAGTTTACACTACCcccatatttatcttttataatgatTAGCTTAAGGAATGGACAAGAGCATGTCTACCGTCAAAACAACTATTGCAGTAGTTGCAGTAAAGATAGTCTGCCCATGTCCTTCTGGAAGATCATGAATTGATTGCAGAGCAAGCGCAAAAGCCATTGCTCCTCGAAGTCCTGTTCATGTGCACAAAGTGAAAAACTTAAGCATGGCATTATAGAATATGCCAAAGGCAAGAAGCAGTTTGTTTTATTGTCAGAACTAGTCACTAGTCAGCCTTTCACAGTAAAGTCCatgatttttgtgttaatttattCCTTACCACTATACCAAAGTGCCTTCTGATGTTTTGAAGGTATCTTTCGATGAGTGGGCCTGACCAGATTGACCAAATAAGCACATGAGAAGACATTTGCTGCCCTGCATGAAGTGACCAAACAATATTGTTTACAGCTTCCAAGAGAAATGCTAAAGCAAAGCATAAATATGTTTAAAGtgcatgcaaatctttataCTGTAAAGTAAAGAAACTATACAAAAATCCAGAAATGAGCATGTGCCACAGTAATCaaagacttaaaaataaaatgatagcaAACAGTATAAATACCTTGCAATTCCAATGAATATCTGAAGTGGTTACACGAGTTAAGGAAGACCACCAAGAAAATATAGAATGGTAAGCTAATATAAAGATAAATCGCAACACTTCAAATTTATGGGCCACAAAAGGATACAATGGAGAAGAATATAAATCCAACATGTGACCAGCTATGTTGCTCCATAGCAATATCAAAGCCCATGTATATAAATCTGTACAACATCAAACAAAAGGCGTGCACGTACATTTAGagcaaatgttaaaataaaacaGGGTAAATACCACAAATGAAATCCTCCTTACACAAATGTTTCAGCTAAAGATGATATTAACTCGAAAAAAGCAGAGGCAAATCGTTGAGAACTTTGTGATAAATTGGAATATGTATAATGTTTCATGACCTACAacgaaatataaaaatactcaTAAAGATGTCTTGACAAGGACatgaaacaacacaaaaaaatatatatataatatgcacTTACTATTCCTGTGAACAGGATTGATACAATACCAGACAGACCAAGGCCTTCAGCAAGCATGTACCTGAAAAAGGAAACAGTTTTATACTGATTTGCACCATGAATGGAAGAACTcgcaaaaaaaatttgaacagCTATGAAGAAATGGTCCAAGAAGACATCTTACGAGAAATATGGGAAAAGGACAAAAAGACAACTCTCCAAGTTCTGAAGGCTGTACAGAaccataaaattcataaaatcagTATTACCTAAAAATGATGTAATCATCAAACAACAAATCtccaaaagaaaactaaaacacTAAATACTTACTTGTCAATATCCAATCCTGCATACTTAAACAGGTTCTGGTAGTCAAggttttacaataaatattgaCTATTAAATCTGAAAAGATGTGTACAGTGTactacatatatataggccaaCAGATTTAAAAGGATATCAAAGCAGATATAAATCCAACTCCAACACCTGAAGAACCACCAAAAGAATCACAAGTTAGGAATACTGAACTATAacaattcataaatcataacAATACAGAATAGCATCATAAATGctaagttaataaaataaaacaagttctTTAGTGAGGCCCCCTCATCCCCCTGAACACCACCTAAACAGAGCATTATGTAGAAGACTGACCTGCAGACATTGACCCTACAAAAGTCTCCAAAAATCGAACAACCACCATGAATAAATTTTGTCCAGATGGATCAGCTCTAACTGATGACATTGTCCTGCAAATTACATGCTTAAGTTAGAAGTGATCCTTAATGATATTGGGCAACTTgggataaaaattatatacttcAAAAGTTCAGGTACCTGTACAAAGAAATTGCCATCTGCCCATAACGCAAGAGGGGGGGTTAAGACAAGAAATAACAAATAGAGTGTGagaaaaataatggaaaagatcAGCCAATTAGCATTGTCTATCTTTAAACCAGATTCTCCAGCAACAGAAACTTACGGCATCATTCAAAACAGATTCTCCAAAAACCAAGGCATATAGATTGACATCTGTGCCCAGTTCCTGCAAATAACAAAGGTGAAGTTCCAAGTTGGAAATGAAATAAATCAGATggcatatatttattatacatataatacTCAGAACTACCacaaaggaaaacaaaagaCAAACTCAGATAGAAAATAGGAAACCACAAGCCACAAACCCCTAATGGGATTCATCACTTAACCATTTCATCCAATTCTCCATGAGTTGATGGTGTAGAATATTAGAGATTTgtaaaacttgaatttttccCAACTGAGGCTTTATGTTACTTTTCCTATTATATACATTATTAACAAAAGTGTGCTCTATAGTCTATACTGATATTTTTGGTCAGTCAGAATTAATTTATGTCATTATAGCAAATCTTATGATAATCTAAACCAAGGTTTCAACTTGTGTGAAAAATATAGAAACTTGAGCAACAAACAAGCAGACATAGGAGGGAATGCCAATCAATCCCACCTATTGACGTTCCACTGCTTTTGTATTGGGTTCAAGAGCGTCAAccctcaaaaataaataaaaaaataatacttaaaatGTATCAAAAGACCTTTTTCAAAGGCTAATTTCTCTAAAGCCTTACTTTCCGATTTTATGCATCACAAACATATATGTCAGAAGATGTGTATGGACTAACAGACTAAAGGTATAAATGgaagaattacaaaaataaagtgGTAAAGCACCtgaaatatggacaaaacagtAACAGGATCAGTAGCTGATATAAGAGCACCAAACATCAGGCACTCGACAAAAGGTAGCCTATACATCAGAAAGAGCAAGCCACCAAGATAACTGCAGCATAGAGGAAAAACAATAAGCAATCAATTGAAAAATCCTGATGCCAATGGCATGCTATAGCAATGCTATAGTGGAATAGTGGAGCGGAGTGGCCCTCAACCAATATGGGATTCAAATAGAGGAGCGGTTTTCAATAGCGGCACCAATAGCagccaaaatattgatttttgtgGTATAGCAGTGCTACCATGATACAGCCTTCAAAAAACCATTTTCGCCCCTATAGCAGCCTTGCTTCAGGTTTTGGGGATAAAATATTCCACAAAAAAGTTACCTATGTTTTGACTTCTGTTCCTTCAAATTTTATAGGACTTTTTTATTTCAAGTGTtctgttttctcttctttctttaaaCTTCCAAATTCACATTCAGCtaaattttatctaatttgttgtattcattttctattaattttactatcgtcttttaattttttttacttcattactATGTTCTTATTACTCCAAGATTGCTGGTGATTTTGTGTGTAAATTGTGAGttattatttatcatgaatttctttaatattgggtattttgttttgattttgagtATTTATGTGTATGTGTAGCAAACACTTCCATGCAATATGCATTATATAACTAAGGCTTTAAATACCGGTTTGCAACAACCTCATCAAGGTTTTAGGGTTCACGATCACCACAACCCCACAATTGTGACTGCATTGACCACATTAGTCTACAATTTTCCAAATATCAGGGATCGCAGCAAAACCACAACCATGACTATGACCGCAGTTTAAAACTTTCATAACCTTTaaatggtggtcatcctgcttCCCACTATCCCACTATAGCATTTTCAAAGTTAGCCCTTAAGCACCAAAACCCGAGATTGACAACTAATTCACCGTAACAAGACATGTGTACCAAGTGtaaaaacaacaaattcaaaaagggaggttaaaaaaaaaaacttacaccaAGATACCCGTTACAATTGAAGCAATGAAGGTACCGAATATAGCAAATGTGACAATTGCTCcaaaatttgagaaaaaggGTTTCTGCAAAAGAATCACATTATTAACACCAAGTCAAAAGGCCAGTCCATATAAACAAAGTAAACGTCCAGAAAAGAGAAAACACAGCGGAGGAACTCACAGGTGCGAGACTGAACCCAGACTGAGTACTAAAGGAGTCAAGAAAAACACGAGATAGTGTAGCCAGAAGACataaatcaaacaaataaaaactcgagaaggaaacaaaaaaaaacaataacagtATATTTTTCAATGAGGATATAATATGATAGGAGGTAGCAGGAACAGGAAGAAAAACTCCTCGTGAAAATTGAACCACGCCCTGCGGAAAATCGACAATCCCAATGTCAGCTCCAGAAAATAAccttaaaaatacaaaaaatagagTGATGGTCATTGAAAATAACCTGATATTAGTCTCGGTGTCTGAAATGTTTGCTAGTATACCAACAATTAACCCTGCAGAGTGAAATTTAggtcagaaaatgaagagaataaTAAGAAAGGGGTTTAGAGAGGGAAGGGAAGGATACCTATGAGAAGAGAAGCACTGGCTTCGGGAATGATGTAAACCTTCTTGCGGCGGAGGACGTGGCCGAGGACGAAGGACAAGACCAACATCATGATCTGCAGGAGGATTCCGACGCCGGCGGCTTGCTGCTCCTTGCCGGGAGCCTTGCGAGCGTCCGCCGGAGAAATTTCTAATTCCGAGGCCATTATTGTTCTCCTTGCCGGAAGCAATTGACTGATCGATTGCTTCCGATTGCGATTGGGTTGGGATCGTTGAGTTCTTCGCGAATCAGAAGAGAATGATGTGTCCCTCAACACAACTGATTAGATTCTCTTCTCTATCTTGCTTATGAGTTTTTCAATTCTGTTTCTATGCTCTTCTTACATCTTCGTCTCCGCTTATGcaccaaatattaaaaataatactatatcaatattaatataataataaaaattaaacaaagaatttattcttaattattaatttgatccttAAATAGTTCTAAATGATTCAATTTAACCTTCAAATTTTAGAAAGGTTCAATTTgattcttattttcttaaaaataaattaatttcatcttcaaatttttaaaaggtttaatttaatcattccattcttaaaaatgaatgaatttagtttttaaattcttaaaaattaatcaatttaattttcaaattttctaaaaacttaaaaaccaagttgaagcatttaaaataattaagtatccACATGTATTACTAATTTTCTTAGAAAAATATGATTAGACATCTTTACTAGAGTCTCTTTTATGTTTTCTCATTTACATTAGATTAACAACTTAGTATATACACAAAGAATTTAACTATAATACAAATTGTATGAGTTTTTTATAGGATCATCCAAGAATAAATCAAAAAATGAGTTATGTATCactagtataaaataattttattttatcatctaattataaGTCATTATAATAAAACTGTTgactttttatctaaaatttataacaaggatgatttttttattaattgacttTTTATCTAAACTTATAATAAAACTGTTGACTTTTTATCATGTAAAAGTTTTTATGTTGataatacataattattaaactcTTAATTAGTATATGGCATATTATAATAtgttatagaaaataaatttattcgaGACTAATTTTTGATctaaatttttgtcattttaccaCCATTCAAGTCATTAATGTATATTGTaacaatttaatgatttttcccaccacatatatatattaattgttttttatttttaacaaatactaaatgaagaatatttattgaaaaaatatgtattaccataatttatttaaataaaaaataaatcaaatatacattaataatataaaaaatatttatgataactttttaaaaaagagtGGTGGGTCAACCCATCTTTGACCCcgttgtaaataaaaataaacttctcTCCTTCTTATTAGTATAATCTcccaaaaagagagaaaagagaaacatGCCCCTTTATGTTTCTTCCTAACcattcgtgcatttttatttattttttgagcaAGAGGGACAAAAGCCCCCCtcaagaataaattaaaacaagcgtggAAAAACAGTTGACATTACATCAGCCATAACAATCACAGAAATAAAGGGAAAAACATAGTCATAAACTCTCAGATTCTAAGAATAGAGACCTTCCATGGTTGCCCAGTAGATCTGCAACTTGGTTCGCTTATGTCAAAACATTAGTCCACTCCAAGACATCGCCTGAGGCAACAAACGACTCTGGATATTCTTGACAAAGCTAAAACACGGGTGGTAACTTTCAGCAGATTAATAGTAGTTTGGGAGTCAGACTCAACCAAAAACTTCTTCAATCCCCAACTCCAAGCAATGTTAACTCCAACATAGATTGCCCATATTTCTGCTTGTAACACTGAGCAATACCCAATATTggcaacaaaggagaaaatctCATTACCCAAATGGTTTCCAAGAACTCCCTCTGCTGCAGATTTCCTTTATTTCATCCAAATTGTCGGAGACATCATAATTCAACTTGAATTGATCATGGGGAGGAAGCAGCGAGACACCTTGGAAAATAAAATCGTTTTCGTTCTGCTAGATTAAATCCAGGGACATCACAAATATATGGTACCAACATCTACCATTTACCATTGAATCATCACGTAAATTATACTTACCGATCCTAACTAAGCATTGGTTTGGAACAACTGAAAGAGAGAATATCAAAATGGAAGgggacaagtttttttttagacaTTCCTcttataaacatttttattaaacaatAGCCCTTAAAAACACTCTTATCAGATTAGTTATTGTAATTTATACAGAAAGAGgataatataagatttttacAATTACAATGCGTAAAATTAAACTCgatgttttaacttttataacAGCACCATCAATTGCGTGGATCAACTAAcacaaaattatttagtttaaccATAAGTTTTGAATTGAATCTTAAgaatgtaattatattaaatattcggAGGAAAAACTTTATTATTCATATTAGTCTTATCTCACTGATATGCATTTGTGAAAAATGTGCACAAAATTCTTAATGTTTATAACTTTAGATTTAATGTTTTTCAACGAGAGTGAAGTAGGTATACAATAGGCAAGAAACACATGTAATCGAATGTGACAAAAAGAAAACCTAAATAAAAAGCACTAAAAGGAGAACAATTTATGAGTTAATTCATGAAACTCAAATCTCCTAACCAAGTTGAGTCTCTTTCACAAAATCAATTTGTTTAAGTAAAGATGAAGATGTTGGTCCCCTAAGTGAGTAAAGATGCAATAGATATTTGTACATTTATCCTAACACTTAATTGCACGTTTGAAATAATCATGTCATGTTTGATCTGAAGTAACAAAATGTAGCTTATGCATCATTCATCTATTTTGATGTGATTTTGTTATCTCAATGTGGATCTGAAAGCGTTTCCAAGCACTTGTAAGTCAATATGTGAATTAAAAGagtaataatttataaagaatGTCTACTTGGTGGTACATGAcatgtcttttttttaataacttataaGAATTGGATGTGGGTGAGCCACTACTCCCATATGAAAATACACTCACGAGGTCAAATTGATAAGACAATCTCTATAATTGTTGAATATTTTAGAATCTTTTAATGCAAATAACACGAGTAAGGTGACTTAAATTCTATGCATTGGGACATTTGAAGTTACCATAGAGTGCATATTAGTAGGTTTGTGATGGATCTTCAACATGAGGAATTAAGTATGAATAATCactttgaattatatttttagattgAATTAAACGACAAATGACCAATTTCGTTCATGAAAGTACTAGATATTGTTAGTTTAgtctttaaaaacaataaaatgacaaaaaatgttCTTAAAAGTTCTATTACCATCACtttagtctttaaatttaattatgtattgtCATTTTAGTCTCAAAAACATGAATTTTGGACTAAAATGAgtgacaaattatatttttagaccTAATTCAATTTCTtagatgatttttattttattgatttaacttgtaaaagtaaaaatatatcttatttttttagatgataagttattaaaaataaaatttaaatattaaaattgtccTCGAGAGTTCAGGAGAAAAAAATAGACTTAGtgttttatgattaaattaatttttttcatttaatttattatttaggttcAATAAATTGAGtcaataaatcaaattttaatctaattctACTATTTAAATTGAGtcaataaatcaaattttatgaaaatttaaaactatcCCAAATTTCCTAATTTAGACaagagaataaattaaatcaattttaaaattcagaaaataaacttaaatgCGAAAACACAGAGTacgaaattaaacttaaataaattagacgaaaaaaaaaactaatttaaccatTACTTCATAAGATTTCATTATTAGTCCTCTAAGTTTCATATATTAGAGCAGTGTCCAGAGGTTGAAGACGACGAAAAGAAGGAGCATTATCAATAGCGTCATAACACAACTCTGCAATTGGATCCGCCACAAATCGAAGAGCATAAATGGCGTTGAAGTTGCAAATTTAGAGATCTGAACATTAATCATAATCACCATCACTGTTCATGCTCTTCTGGTTGCGCTGATTCTCACCAATGGACAAGTCAAGTGCTCTGGAGTACATCAACCAGATGTTCCCCAACGGTACGCCACAAATCACAATCTCACTCGCAATCACAATCAAAAGCGTTTCTAATCGAAACTTTAACTTCTCTCAATTGTGCGTGTTGTTACGCAGAGGTGTCTCTTTCTGGCGTGGAACCGCTGATGCAGAAAATCCAGAACGAGATTCGCACAGTCGATGCCGGAATTCTCGCCGCCGTTCGCCAACAGGTGCTAAAATCTCTTCAATTAGCGTCCAATGATTCCATCGATTTTGTTTTGTTCCGTCAATTTCGCGCTCTCATGCCACCGATTCTCTGATTTCAGAGCAACTCAGGAACTAAGGCGAAGGAGGATCTCGCTGCTGCCACACGCGCCGTCGAGGTATGGCACGTGTGAAGTAGTTTATACTGTTTATTTTCCTGCTTCTACGTTTTGAACCTTTGTGTTGCGTTGCATGTGTTTTATCTGCACATTCCCTTGGTAAATGCAGGAACTTATGTATAAGATCCGAGAGATAAAAACTAAAGCGGTTCAGAGTGAAACAATGGTTCAAGAAATATGCCGTGACATTAAGAAACTTGACTTTGCCAAGAAGCATATAACTACCACAATTACTGCACTTCACCGGCTTACAATGCTGGGTAAATCTTTCTTTTCCACCttttatttggtaaaaaaaagaaatgtttattgatttatttatggTACTTAAGCTTGCTTGGTTTACAATTTAAGAAATTGAACTTTATACAAGTGTGGTTAGTTAGACATGTTAATCAATTTGAGCTAGTGTAGTTCTTTTGGTGAAACAAGTAGATATTGTGTATTTCTGTTTATTTATGATGTTGTCCTCTTGTGGAATATAGCAGTCAAATTGCGAATGTGCAAAATCTGTGAATTACAGAAAAAATGCTGACTTCTGAGTGTTTTTATGTGACTATAGAGGGTGTGGGTATGATTAAATTTATAGTCCTGCAAGAGATAGTTTTCAATCATATAACCAAATTTCCTTATACTGTTATAGGtcattttacattaattttccATAAAATAGTATAACCCCCATAATCAATTGCAACAAACAACTACCATGTAATGGTTGCAACTTGCAACTAGTATTTCTGTGTTACTAACTTCAGAACTGAATAAACCattatactatttttcttaTCCAAACATTTGACTTACAAATTCAAAATGGTGCATCTATTCTATAGGTTTGTTGCACACTTTATAGATTTTTTGATGCatagacatttttttaatg includes these proteins:
- the LOC100790830 gene encoding sodium/hydrogen exchanger 6, with protein sequence MASELEISPADARKAPGKEQQAAGVGILLQIMMLVLSFVLGHVLRRKKVYIIPEASASLLIGLIVGILANISDTETNIRAWFNFHEEFFFLFLLPPIIFQSGFSLAPKPFFSNFGAIVTFAIFGTFIASIVTGILVYLGGLLFLMYRLPFVECLMFGALISATDPVTVLSIFQELGTDVNLYALVFGESVLNDAMAISLYRTMSSVRADPSGQNLFMVVVRFLETFVGSMSAGVGVGFISALLFKYAGLDIDNLQNLESCLFVLFPYFSYMLAEGLGLSGIVSILFTGIVMKHYTYSNLSQSSQRFASAFFELISSLAETFVFIYMGFDIAMEQHSWSHVGFIFFSIIFIGIARAANVFSCAYLVNLVRPTHRKIPSKHQKALWYSGLRGAMAFALALQSIHDLPEGHGQTIFTATTAIVVLTVLLIGGSTGSMLEALDVVGGDNDSPLASVGTITNFDGNNGYIAPHYNEESSSGNKIKMKLKEFHKTAASFTALDKNYLTPFFTSQNGDEDDEAEPFTSTRSGFHGQNHYSS